The following are encoded in a window of Megalops cyprinoides isolate fMegCyp1 chromosome 16, fMegCyp1.pri, whole genome shotgun sequence genomic DNA:
- the gla gene encoding alpha-galactosidase A — translation MGRFILSSIIIAFCARIYPVRALDNGLALTPTMGWLHWERFTCNTDCDADPQNCISEKLYMEMADMMVKDGWKDVGYEYVCIDDCWPSVNRDAQGRLQADPKRFPGGIKKLADYIHSKGLKLGIYADVGTLTCAGYPGSFGHYETDAATFAEWGVDLLKFDGCYMPQWTLLAEGYINMSLALNKTGKSILYSCEWPLYEWQHQQPNYTAIQQTCNHWRNYADVFDSWSSITGILDWTGDHQDLLVPVAGPGGWNDPDMLVIGNFGLSWDQQVTQMSLWAIMAAPLLMSNDLRDIDPRSRALLQNLHLIAINQDPLGKQGYRVAKVNGFEVWERPLSGGKLAVAVVNRQELGGPRRFPLLLATLISWKSCCPQCNITQVTPQYQELGVQSLFTKAAIPINPTGTVMLIISPAVSPEKCKPLSRMQAKKWLHYLSKEEALDTVPTMWVKELLYQNQKRERVSL, via the exons ATGGGTAGATTTATTCTCAGTAGCATCATAATCGCATTTTGTGCGCGTATTTATCCAGTTCGAGCACTTGACAACGGCCTCGCGCTAACGCCGACAATGGGCTGGCTGCACTGGGAGCGATTTACGTGCAATACTGACTGTGACGCGGACCCCCAGAACTGTATCAG TGAGAAGCTCTACATGGAGATGGCAGATATGATGGTGAAGGACGGGTGGAAGGACGTCGGttatgagtatgtgtgcattgaCGACTGCTGGCCCTCAGTTAACCGCGACGCCCAGGGCCGCCTGCAGGCAGACCCCAAGAGGTTCCCTGGGGGGATCAAGAAGCTCGCTGACTAC atcCACTCCAAGGGACTGAAACTGGGGATTTATGCAGACGTAGGAACACTAACATGTGCAGGCTACCCTGGCAGTTTTGGCCACTATGAGACAGATGCTGCGACATTCGCTGAATGGGGAGTGGACCTGCTGAAATTCGATGGGTGCTACATGCCACAGTGGACCTTACTGGCAGAGG GTTATATAAACATGTCGCTGGCCTTGAACAAGACTGGAAAAAGTATTTTGTACTCCTGTGAGTGGCCACTGTACGAGTGGCAACACCAACAG CCCAACTACACGGCCATCCAGCAGACCTGTAACCACTGGCGAAACTACGCAGACGTGTTTGACTCCTGGAGCAGCATAACAGGCATCCTGGACTGGACCGGTGATCATCAGGATCTCCTTGTTCCTGTGGCTGGACCCGGAGGGTGGAATGACCCAGACATG TTGGTTATAGGGAACTTTGGGCTAAGCTGGGACCAGCAGGTAACCCAGATGTCCCTTTGGGCAATCATGGCCGCTCCATTGCTGATGTCAAATGACCTGCGGGACATTGACCCCAGGTCCCGAGCGCTGCTGCAGAATCTCCATCTTATTGCCATCAACCAGGATCCACTGGGCAAGCAGGGCTACCGTGTCGCCAAG GTGAACGGCTTCGAGGTGTGGGAGCGCCCTCTGTCTGGGGGCAAACTGGCAGTGGCCGTGGTCAACAGGCAGGAGCTGGGCGGTCCCCGACGCTTCCCCCTGCTTCTGGCCACGCTGATCAGCTGGAAGTCCTGCTGCCCGCAGTGCAACATCACCCAGGTCACGCCCCAGTACCAGGAGCTGGGTGTACAGAGCCTCTTTACCAAGGCAGCGATCCCAATCAACCCTACCGGCACTGTAATGCTCATCATCTCCCCCGCAGTCTCCCCAGAGAAATGCAAGCCGCTGTCCAGGATGCAGGCTAAGAAATGGCTCCATTACCTCAGCAAAGAGGAAGCCCTTGACACAGTACCCACAATGTGGGTTAAGGAGCTGCTATACCAGAACCAGAAAAGGGAACGAGTCTCACTGTGA
- the LOC118791390 gene encoding 60S ribosomal protein L36a, translated as MVNVPKTRRTYCKKCKRHQPHKVTQYKKGKDSLYAQGKRRYDRKQSGYGGQTKPIFRKKAKTTKKIVLRLECVEPNCRSKRMLAIKRCKHFELGGDKKRKGQVIQF; from the exons ATG GTGAACGTACCGAAGACCCGCAGGACCTACTGCAAAAAGTGCAAGAGGCACCAGCCTCACAAAGTTACCCAGTACAAAAAGGGCAAAGACTCTTTGTACGCCCAGG GTAAGAGGAGATACGACAGAAAGCAGAGTGGTTATGGTGGTCAGACGAAGCCCATTTTCCGAAAGAAG GCTAAGACCACGAAAAAGATCGTATTGAGGCTGGAGTGTGTGGAGCCCAACTGCAGGTCGAAAAGAATGCTGGCCATCAAGAGATGCAAGCACTTCGAGCTTGGAGGAGACAAGAAGAGAAAG GGCCAGGTCATCCAGTTCTAA